One part of the Capricornis sumatraensis isolate serow.1 chromosome 13, serow.2, whole genome shotgun sequence genome encodes these proteins:
- the IRAK1BP1 gene encoding interleukin-1 receptor-associated kinase 1-binding protein 1, giving the protein MSLQQTPQSRVFVELLPWADRGRENYLLSGGETLPGLRRPLSSAPAQTPSREVHVSGTAEVSASPDRAQVVVRVSSTKEAAAEAKKSVCRRLDYITQSLRQQGVQSENVTVTKDFKRLENAYLMEAEVCITFTEFGKMQNICNFLVEKLDSSVVISQPQFYHMPGSIDNLRRQACLGAVENAWRKAQEVCNLVGQTLGKPLIIKEEETKEWEGQIDDPQSSRLSNSLTVQQKIKSATMHAASKVFITFEVKGREKKKKHI; this is encoded by the exons ATGTCGTTGCAACAGACCCCTCAGTCGCGGGTGTTCGTGGAACTGCTTCCCTGGGCTGACCGAGGCCGGGAGAACTATCTGCTCTCGGGTGGAGAGACGCTGCCCGGCCTCCGCCGCCCTCTCTCCTCAGCGCCGGCCCAAACTCCCTCCCGCGAGGTGCATGTCAGCGGCACCGCGGAGGTGTCTGCGAGCCCGGACCGGGCGCAGGTGGTCGTGCGGGTGAGCAGCACCAAGGAGGCGGCGGCCGAGGCCAAGAAGAGCGTTTGCCGCCGCCTGGACTACATCACACAGAGCCTCCGGCAGCAGGGCGTGCAG TCAGAAAATGTAACTGTGACAAAGGATTTTAAAAGGCTAGAAAATGCTTATCTCATGGAAGCAGAG GTCTGCATTACATTTACTGAATTCggaaaaatgcaaaatatctgTAACTTTCTTGTTGAAAAGCTAGATAGCTCTGTTGTCATCAGCCAACCCCAGTTCTATCATATGCCAGGTTCTATTGATAACCTTCG ACGACAAGCCTGTCTTGGTGCTGTAGAAAACGCATGGCGCAAAGCTCAAGAAGTCTGTAACCTTGTTGGCCAAACTCTAGGAAAACCTTTAATaatcaaagaagaagaaacaaaagaatgggaaggCCAAATAGATGATCCCCAGTCATCCAGACTTTCAAATTCATTAACCgtacaacaaaaaatcaaaagtgCAACAATGCATGCTGCTTCCAAAGTATTTATAACTTTTGAAgtaaaggggagagagaagaaaaaaaaacacatctga